The following coding sequences are from one Pelagovum sp. HNIBRBA483 window:
- a CDS encoding sulfite exporter TauE/SafE family protein translates to MDMVLASLSVQLFFAACVVAFVAGTVKGIVGFAMPILMISGMSTFIAPDLALAGLILPTLVTNIYQAGRQGPREAWRTIVQFRIFLIAGGITLALGAQLVVVLERELMFIVIGAPVLLFVSLQLLGWRPRLQRRSTPVDTTVGAIAGLSGGMSGVWGPPTILYLTALDIPKIEHVRVQGVVYGLGSVLLVVAHIKSGILNWDTAPFSLALIIPATLGMAVGLKVHDRFDQQTFRKVTMIVLLIAAANLLRRGIMG, encoded by the coding sequence ATGGATATGGTCTTGGCTTCCCTTTCGGTCCAGCTTTTCTTTGCCGCATGTGTCGTCGCATTCGTAGCAGGGACGGTGAAAGGTATCGTCGGGTTTGCCATGCCGATCCTGATGATCTCGGGAATGTCGACGTTTATTGCACCGGATCTTGCGCTCGCGGGGCTTATTTTGCCGACGCTCGTCACCAACATCTATCAGGCAGGGCGGCAGGGGCCGCGAGAGGCTTGGCGAACGATTGTGCAGTTTCGCATTTTCCTCATCGCGGGGGGGATCACCCTCGCGCTTGGGGCACAGCTTGTCGTCGTGTTGGAGCGCGAATTGATGTTCATTGTGATAGGCGCGCCGGTTCTGCTTTTCGTTTCGCTCCAGCTGCTGGGATGGCGCCCCCGCTTGCAAAGACGCTCCACGCCGGTTGATACAACGGTCGGGGCGATTGCAGGGTTGTCAGGCGGTATGTCTGGTGTCTGGGGCCCGCCGACGATCCTTTACCTTACGGCGCTGGATATCCCGAAAATCGAACATGTGCGGGTGCAGGGTGTTGTTTACGGTCTTGGTTCGGTTTTGCTGGTTGTTGCGCATATCAAATCAGGCATTCTGAACTGGGATACCGCGCCCTTTTCGCTTGCGCTGATCATTCCTGCAACCTTGGGGATGGCGGTCGGGCTGAAGGTGCATGACCGTTTTGATCAGCAGACTTTTCGTAAGGTGACAATGATCGTGCTGCTGATCGCAGCGGCCAATCTTCTGCGCCGCGGAATAATGGGGTGA
- a CDS encoding PTS sugar transporter subunit IIA: MIGIVIVAHGGLAREYLAAIEHVVGVQPGIQAIAIAPDDDRAVKQDEICNAADTVDTGDGVVIVTDIFGGSPSNLSLRACSLANRRILYGMNLPMLIKLAKCRSKSVPDAVEAALVAGRKYINSHTVSSDMGFQS; the protein is encoded by the coding sequence GTGATTGGGATCGTGATTGTTGCCCATGGCGGATTGGCGCGGGAATACCTAGCGGCTATCGAGCATGTTGTGGGCGTACAGCCGGGCATACAGGCTATTGCCATCGCTCCGGACGATGATCGCGCGGTCAAGCAAGACGAAATTTGCAACGCGGCTGACACAGTCGACACCGGAGATGGTGTGGTCATTGTTACTGATATCTTTGGCGGTTCTCCATCAAACCTCTCGCTGCGTGCATGCAGTCTAGCTAATCGTCGTATTCTTTACGGCATGAACCTTCCCATGTTGATCAAGCTGGCAAAGTGCCGGAGCAAATCCGTACCTGATGCCGTTGAAGCCGCGCTTGTTGCAGGGCGGAAGTATATTAACAGCCATACCGTTTCATCAGACATGGGTTTTCAATCATGA
- the rapZ gene encoding RNase adapter RapZ, translating into MDQEQTQRVLFVTGPSGAGRSTTVNALEDLGYEALDNFPLSLIDALLTGKPLARPLVLGIDVRNRDFNVDGLLSVLKHLEDDTRYDPQLLFLDCAEDRLVARFSETRRRHPLAPEDAPVVGIRREMQLLPPVRERADFVIDTTQMTPHDLRDELLRWFGNEGNAIMGVTLHSFSFKRGLPSGLDMVFDCRFLRNPHWDPMLREKDGRDDQVADFVRLDERFAPFEGHVLGLMETLLPAFQEEGKTHLSVGFGCTGGKHRSVMMLETVYRALAEKGWQVSKRHRELERMIEEPLSKRGPSS; encoded by the coding sequence GTGGATCAAGAACAAACCCAGCGCGTACTTTTTGTCACGGGACCATCCGGTGCCGGGAGGTCGACGACCGTGAATGCGCTGGAGGATTTGGGCTATGAGGCGCTCGATAACTTCCCCCTCAGCCTGATTGATGCGCTGCTAACCGGAAAGCCGTTGGCGCGGCCTTTGGTCCTCGGCATCGACGTACGTAATCGTGATTTCAATGTTGATGGGCTGTTGTCGGTTCTGAAGCATCTTGAGGATGATACGCGGTATGATCCTCAACTGCTGTTTCTGGATTGTGCCGAGGACAGGCTTGTTGCGCGGTTCTCGGAAACACGGCGGCGGCATCCATTGGCACCGGAAGATGCGCCAGTCGTGGGGATTCGCCGCGAAATGCAATTGCTACCGCCGGTTCGAGAGCGCGCTGACTTTGTCATCGATACGACGCAGATGACGCCGCATGACCTGCGGGATGAGCTGTTGCGCTGGTTCGGGAACGAAGGCAACGCGATCATGGGGGTGACGCTACATTCTTTCTCCTTCAAGCGCGGCCTCCCGAGCGGGCTTGATATGGTTTTTGACTGTCGTTTCCTGCGTAATCCTCACTGGGATCCTATGCTGCGTGAAAAGGACGGACGGGATGATCAGGTTGCGGATTTTGTGCGCCTAGATGAAAGGTTCGCACCTTTTGAAGGCCATGTCCTAGGGCTGATGGAGACGTTGCTTCCGGCATTCCAAGAGGAGGGAAAAACCCACCTTTCGGTTGGCTTTGGCTGTACGGGCGGGAAACATCGGTCGGTTATGATGCTCGAAACTGTCTATCGCGCCCTTGCAGAAAAAGGGTGGCAGGTGTCTAAGAGGCACCGAGAGCTAGAAAGAATGATCGAGGAACCGTTGAGCAAGAGGGGACCTTCTTCGTGA
- a CDS encoding sensor N-terminal transmembrane domain-containing protein yields the protein MTIAPKIDVRDLKSVRSAARKSPNVALGEDFVSPDRTHDKELQSQRNRRGLITLNRSPLARKIITFNLLGMIILVAGVLLLTPSRDNLAFQRAKGLVNEAELIADVFEVQLPANGAAELAAAAEVDVRRILDGLDLRDGVEVFVFDRAGTLVATRRAPVSGEVGGLSIDDGGTFITDLLNSGWERIIGLISQGSEPKTRVMREEEARSVLELAMSLGTQARTDLDAAGGAVFLVSTPIQLSGAPVGVVSVVSAAGEVDSLFRREREIILQMFVVGIVVSIGLSLILASTIANPLADLAAAAELGRDKNARKMSPSRIRIPDLTARPDEIGRLSAALRGMVAALYERIDGNEQFAADVAHEIKNPLASLRSAVGTMRVAKREDQREKMLEIIEHDVRRLDRLVSDISNASRLDSELVKEEEEQFNLLKMIGNINEFLGREAQEKGIEFITDMPLEPLMFTGLEGRLAQVFVNLITNAISFCEDGDAIRVWARKRDNRILVVVEDTGPGIPDEALSKIFKRFYSERPEKQFGNNSGLGLAISKQIVEAHGGVIWAENIRPTEADPGSDPLGARFVVGLPI from the coding sequence ATGACGATCGCACCCAAGATCGACGTTCGGGATTTGAAGTCCGTCCGCAGCGCGGCGCGGAAATCGCCCAATGTTGCGCTTGGTGAGGACTTTGTCTCGCCTGATCGTACCCATGACAAAGAGCTGCAATCGCAGAGAAACCGACGGGGGCTTATCACGCTCAATAGGTCGCCGCTGGCGCGAAAGATCATCACCTTTAATTTGTTGGGGATGATCATTTTGGTGGCGGGTGTGCTTTTACTGACCCCCTCACGCGACAACCTCGCGTTCCAGCGGGCCAAAGGCTTGGTTAACGAAGCGGAGCTGATCGCAGATGTTTTCGAGGTGCAACTGCCGGCAAATGGAGCGGCTGAACTTGCTGCGGCGGCGGAGGTTGATGTCAGGCGTATTCTAGACGGGCTCGATCTGCGTGATGGTGTCGAGGTCTTTGTTTTTGACAGGGCTGGAACGCTGGTTGCGACCCGTCGGGCGCCTGTCAGCGGCGAGGTAGGCGGCCTATCGATCGACGACGGCGGCACCTTTATCACTGATCTTCTCAACTCAGGGTGGGAGCGCATCATTGGGTTGATCTCGCAGGGGAGTGAGCCCAAAACCCGCGTCATGCGGGAAGAAGAAGCGCGTTCGGTGCTCGAATTGGCGATGTCTCTGGGTACCCAAGCTCGCACCGACCTCGATGCGGCTGGGGGCGCGGTATTCCTCGTTTCGACGCCTATTCAGTTGTCCGGTGCGCCGGTTGGGGTCGTCTCTGTCGTCTCGGCGGCGGGGGAGGTCGATTCGCTTTTCCGACGTGAGCGCGAAATCATTTTGCAGATGTTCGTGGTCGGGATTGTGGTATCAATCGGGCTCAGTTTGATATTGGCTTCAACCATCGCAAACCCGCTGGCGGACCTTGCTGCCGCTGCAGAATTAGGGCGGGACAAAAATGCGCGGAAAATGTCACCCAGCCGGATCAGGATACCTGACCTGACCGCACGACCGGACGAAATAGGGCGGCTGTCGGCCGCGCTGCGCGGCATGGTAGCGGCGCTTTATGAGCGGATTGATGGGAACGAACAGTTTGCAGCTGATGTGGCGCATGAGATCAAGAACCCCCTAGCATCATTGCGGTCCGCTGTGGGGACGATGCGGGTCGCCAAACGAGAAGACCAACGAGAAAAAATGCTCGAAATTATCGAGCATGATGTGCGGCGGTTGGATAGATTGGTAAGTGACATTTCCAATGCGTCGCGATTGGACAGTGAATTGGTTAAGGAAGAAGAAGAACAGTTCAACTTGCTGAAGATGATCGGCAACATCAATGAGTTCCTTGGCCGTGAGGCGCAAGAGAAGGGTATTGAGTTCATCACGGATATGCCCTTAGAACCGTTGATGTTCACGGGATTGGAAGGGCGGCTGGCGCAGGTTTTCGTCAACCTGATAACCAACGCCATTTCGTTTTGCGAGGATGGCGACGCAATTCGCGTTTGGGCTCGAAAGCGAGACAACCGCATTCTGGTGGTGGTTGAGGATACCGGACCGGGTATTCCGGACGAGGCACTGTCCAAGATATTCAAGCGTTTTTACTCGGAGCGGCCGGAAAAACAGTTCGGCAATAACTCGGGCCTTGGGCTCGCGATTTCCAAGCAAATTGTGGAAGCGCATGGCGGTGTGATTTGGGCTGAAAACATCCGCCCGACCGAAGCGGACCCGGGTTCTGACCCGCTGGGCGCGCGGTTTGTTGTCGGACTTCCGATTTAG
- a CDS encoding response regulator transcription factor: MHKIALVDDDRNILSSVSMTLEAEGFEVQTYNDGQAALDAFNKKLPDMAVLDIKMPRMDGMDLLQRLRQKTSMPVIFLTSKDDEIDEVLGLRMGADDYVKKPFSQRLLVERIRALLRRQEVIAGDGGEPAEDAKVMTRGDLTMDPLRHAVKWKGRDVSLTVTEFLLLQALAQRPGFVKSRDQLMDVAYDDQVYVDDRTIDSHIKRLRKKMRQADDEFSAIETLYGIGYRYNEE, translated from the coding sequence ATGCACAAGATCGCTTTGGTCGACGATGACCGCAATATTCTTTCTTCCGTATCAATGACTTTGGAAGCCGAAGGTTTCGAGGTCCAGACGTATAACGACGGACAGGCTGCGCTTGATGCGTTTAACAAGAAACTGCCTGATATGGCGGTTCTTGATATCAAAATGCCACGAATGGATGGCATGGACCTTTTGCAGCGGCTGCGGCAAAAGACGTCGATGCCGGTCATTTTCCTGACCTCAAAGGACGACGAGATTGACGAAGTTTTGGGCCTGCGAATGGGCGCGGATGACTACGTCAAGAAGCCGTTCAGTCAACGCCTTCTGGTTGAACGCATCCGCGCGCTGCTGCGCCGTCAGGAGGTGATTGCAGGGGATGGGGGCGAACCTGCGGAAGATGCAAAGGTCATGACGCGGGGCGATCTGACCATGGACCCGCTTCGCCATGCGGTGAAGTGGAAGGGTAGGGATGTTTCTCTCACAGTGACAGAGTTCCTTCTACTTCAGGCGCTTGCGCAACGCCCCGGATTCGTGAAGAGCCGCGATCAGTTGATGGACGTCGCTTACGATGATCAGGTCTATGTAGATGACCGGACGATCGACAGCCATATCAAGCGGCTGCGTAAAAAGATGCGTCAAGCGGACGACGAATTTTCGGCAATCGAGACGCTTTATGGTATCGGATACAGGTACAACGAAGAATAG
- a CDS encoding electron transfer flavoprotein subunit beta/FixA family protein, producing MKVLVPVKRVIDYNVKVRVKADGSGVDLANVKMSMNPFDEIAVEEAIRLKEAGKAEEVVAVSIGVKQAQETLRTALAMGADRAILVVATEDVHQDIEPLAVAKILKGVVDAEQPGLVLCGKQAIDNDMNATGQMLSALLGWSQGTFASELDVDGDSAKVTREVDGGLQTISVKMPAIITVDLRLNEPRYASLPNIMKAKKKPLDEKTPADYGVDVTPRLTIVGTSEPEARKAGEIVGSVDELVAKLKEVGAV from the coding sequence ATGAAGGTCTTGGTACCTGTTAAGCGCGTGATCGACTACAACGTGAAAGTCCGTGTTAAGGCGGACGGATCGGGTGTTGATCTTGCCAATGTCAAAATGTCGATGAACCCGTTTGACGAGATTGCCGTTGAAGAGGCCATTCGTCTGAAAGAGGCTGGCAAGGCCGAAGAAGTGGTCGCGGTGTCGATCGGCGTGAAGCAGGCGCAGGAAACCCTCCGCACTGCACTCGCTATGGGTGCTGACCGCGCGATCCTCGTCGTTGCCACCGAAGACGTGCATCAGGACATCGAGCCGCTGGCGGTTGCGAAAATCCTCAAAGGTGTTGTCGACGCGGAGCAGCCCGGCCTTGTTCTCTGTGGCAAGCAGGCAATCGACAATGACATGAACGCCACCGGCCAGATGCTCTCTGCGCTTCTGGGCTGGTCGCAGGGCACCTTTGCCTCCGAGCTGGACGTTGACGGCGACAGCGCCAAGGTGACCCGCGAGGTCGATGGCGGCCTGCAAACGATCTCGGTCAAGATGCCTGCGATCATCACCGTAGACCTGCGCCTGAACGAGCCGCGCTATGCATCGCTTCCGAATATCATGAAGGCGAAGAAAAAGCCGCTCGATGAAAAGACACCAGCCGATTACGGCGTTGATGTTACGCCGCGCCTGACCATCGTCGGCACCAGCGAGCCCGAAGCACGCAAGGCGGGCGAGATCGTCGGCAGCGTCGATGAGCTTGTTGCGAAACTCAAAGAAGTGGGAGCTGTGTAA
- a CDS encoding FAD-binding protein — MSVLLLAEVTDGALAMDATAKAVTAAKAIGDVTLLCAGATAADAAKEAATIDGVSKVLVAEDAIYGHRLAEPTAALLVALADDYTHIVAPATTDAKNILPRVAALLDVMVISDVSAVVDAETFERPIYAGNAIQTVKSTDAKKVVSFRTSTFDAAGTGNAAPVEAIATVADPALSAWIEDRVAASDRPELTSAGVVVSGGRGVGSKDDFAIIEKLADKLGAAVGASRAAVDSGFAPNDWQVGQTGKVVAPDLYVAVGISGAIQHLAGMKDSKIIVAINKDEEAPIFQVADYGLVADLFDALPELTEKL, encoded by the coding sequence ATGTCTGTACTTCTTCTTGCCGAAGTGACCGATGGCGCGCTGGCAATGGATGCCACCGCCAAGGCCGTCACCGCCGCCAAAGCCATTGGCGATGTGACCCTCCTCTGCGCAGGGGCCACTGCTGCCGATGCCGCCAAGGAAGCTGCCACTATTGATGGCGTCTCCAAGGTTCTCGTCGCCGAAGACGCGATCTACGGCCACCGCCTTGCCGAGCCGACCGCCGCTTTGCTCGTCGCGCTTGCGGATGATTACACGCACATCGTCGCGCCTGCGACGACAGACGCCAAGAACATCCTGCCGCGCGTTGCGGCGCTTCTGGATGTGATGGTGATCTCCGATGTCTCCGCCGTTGTGGATGCCGAGACCTTCGAGCGTCCGATCTATGCAGGCAACGCGATCCAGACCGTCAAATCGACCGATGCGAAGAAGGTTGTCTCTTTCCGTACCTCGACCTTTGACGCTGCCGGCACCGGCAACGCCGCACCTGTGGAGGCCATTGCCACCGTCGCTGATCCGGCGCTGAGCGCATGGATCGAAGACCGTGTCGCTGCCAGCGACCGCCCCGAGCTGACCTCGGCGGGCGTCGTGGTTTCCGGTGGCCGTGGCGTCGGTTCCAAGGACGACTTCGCGATCATCGAGAAGCTCGCTGACAAGCTCGGCGCCGCCGTTGGTGCCTCCCGCGCCGCCGTCGACTCGGGCTTTGCCCCGAACGACTGGCAGGTTGGCCAGACCGGCAAGGTGGTTGCACCCGATCTTTATGTCGCAGTCGGCATCTCAGGTGCTATTCAGCACCTTGCTGGCATGAAGGACTCGAAGATCATCGTCGCAATCAACAAGGACGAAGAAGCCCCGATCTTCCAGGTGGCCGATTATGGCCTCGTGGCAGACCTCTTCGACGCCCTGCCGGAGCTTACCGAGAAGCTTTGA
- a CDS encoding HPr family phosphocarrier protein, whose product MNSRELEIVNIKGLHARASAKLSELVEQFDASATVSKDGLSTGGDSIMGLLMLAASKGSKIEVSTAGNDAEALMEAIAALVANKFDEEN is encoded by the coding sequence ATGAACTCGCGCGAATTAGAGATTGTGAATATCAAAGGGCTACACGCGCGTGCGTCAGCGAAATTGTCGGAATTGGTTGAACAATTCGATGCCTCTGCGACTGTCTCCAAAGATGGTTTGTCCACTGGGGGGGACAGCATCATGGGGCTTTTGATGTTGGCGGCCTCAAAAGGTAGCAAAATAGAGGTCTCGACCGCCGGAAACGATGCTGAGGCCTTAATGGAGGCGATTGCCGCATTGGTGGCGAACAAATTCGACGAAGAAAACTGA
- a CDS encoding DUF6473 family protein, with translation MEHVALDRFVQMKDLGIFGRTRLELREGLSATENYLVCLGGSQTYGREIERPVTAHLSAATGMTVANFGVRNAGWDAFMREASVLEAASSARICLIQIVGAQNTSNRFYRVHPRRNDRLVAPSTVLSALYSEVDFSEFTFTRHLLGALYSVSYERFETVVEELRQAWVARLRALIREIEAPVLLYWLSDRPLSDQPWDLLRDPMSRDPLFVTRSMVQAVAHHADGFVEIAPPVGKPRLKRPFLSLRDSSVPGEDLDEAAHSAAADALLPEIEALLEKKKARQDDGPSELQIDDQIKASR, from the coding sequence ATGGAACATGTGGCGCTGGACAGATTTGTCCAAATGAAGGATTTGGGAATTTTCGGACGAACCCGGTTGGAGCTCAGAGAGGGCCTTTCGGCGACGGAAAACTATCTTGTTTGCCTCGGTGGGTCGCAGACATATGGGCGCGAGATTGAGCGTCCGGTCACCGCGCATTTGAGTGCCGCCACAGGGATGACCGTGGCGAATTTTGGGGTTCGCAACGCGGGTTGGGACGCCTTCATGCGCGAGGCGTCCGTGCTGGAGGCCGCCTCTTCTGCACGGATTTGCCTAATTCAGATAGTAGGGGCGCAAAACACCTCAAACAGGTTCTACCGCGTGCATCCGAGGCGCAATGACAGGCTTGTTGCCCCGTCAACCGTGCTTTCAGCGTTGTATAGCGAGGTGGATTTTTCTGAGTTCACGTTCACCCGCCATTTGCTTGGCGCGTTATACAGCGTGTCATATGAAAGGTTTGAAACTGTTGTTGAGGAATTGAGACAGGCTTGGGTCGCGCGATTGCGGGCCTTGATCCGTGAGATTGAGGCACCGGTGCTGCTTTACTGGCTTTCCGACAGGCCGTTGAGCGATCAACCTTGGGATCTGTTACGCGATCCGATGTCGCGCGATCCGCTGTTCGTCACGCGCTCGATGGTTCAGGCGGTGGCGCATCATGCGGACGGGTTTGTTGAGATTGCGCCGCCGGTCGGGAAACCGCGGTTGAAGCGCCCGTTCCTTTCATTGCGTGACAGTTCCGTCCCAGGCGAGGATCTGGACGAGGCTGCACATAGTGCCGCGGCCGACGCACTTCTCCCAGAGATTGAGGCATTGTTGGAAAAAAAGAAGGCCCGCCAAGATGACGGGCCTTCAGAATTACAAATCGATGATCAGATCAAAGCTTCTCGGTAA
- a CDS encoding 3-hydroxybutyryl-CoA dehydrogenase produces MEIQNVGIVGAGQMGNGIAHVFALAGFNVTMTDISEQALQNALALITRNLDRQVSRDLITEAEKTGALNRIKTTPVLTDLGPNDLIIEAATERETIKTAIFEDLLPHIKPETILTTNTSSISITRLASRTDRPEKFMGFHFMNPVPVMQLVELIRGIATDDATAKACHAVVERLGKTASSSEDFPAFIVNRILMPMINEAVYALYEGVGSVASIDTSMKLGANHPMGPLELADFIGLDTCLAIMNVLHDGLADTKYRPCPLLTKYVEAGWLGRKTQRGFYDYRGDMPVPTR; encoded by the coding sequence ATGGAAATCCAGAACGTCGGTATTGTCGGCGCGGGGCAGATGGGCAATGGCATCGCGCATGTATTTGCGCTCGCAGGTTTCAACGTCACCATGACGGACATAAGCGAACAAGCGCTTCAAAACGCATTGGCGCTGATCACCCGAAATCTCGACCGTCAGGTTTCAAGGGATCTGATTACAGAGGCTGAAAAAACGGGCGCTTTGAATCGAATCAAAACTACGCCTGTTCTGACTGATCTAGGCCCCAATGACTTGATCATCGAAGCCGCAACTGAGCGCGAAACAATCAAAACTGCGATCTTCGAAGACCTGCTACCTCATATCAAACCCGAGACGATCCTCACCACCAACACCTCGTCGATATCGATCACCCGTCTTGCCAGCCGTACGGACCGGCCGGAAAAGTTCATGGGCTTCCATTTCATGAACCCTGTTCCAGTGATGCAACTGGTTGAGCTGATCCGCGGAATCGCCACCGATGATGCAACCGCTAAGGCCTGTCATGCCGTGGTCGAGCGGCTCGGAAAAACCGCATCTTCATCAGAGGATTTCCCCGCATTCATCGTCAACCGCATCCTGATGCCCATGATCAACGAAGCGGTCTACGCACTGTACGAGGGGGTCGGTTCAGTAGCCTCTATCGACACGTCCATGAAACTCGGCGCCAACCATCCGATGGGGCCGCTGGAACTGGCCGATTTCATCGGTCTGGATACCTGCCTTGCGATCATGAACGTTCTACATGACGGTCTTGCAGACACGAAATACCGTCCCTGCCCGCTGCTGACAAAATATGTCGAAGCCGGATGGCTGGGTCGTAAAACTCAACGTGGTTTCTATGACTACCGCGGTGATATGCCCGTCCCCACGCGCTAG
- a CDS encoding phosphoenolpyruvate carboxykinase — protein METGRVNPTMKLENQGITGLGYVYYNLIEPDLMSEAVKNGEGEIGQGGTFLVSTGKFTGRSPKDKHVVRTSSTENTIWWDNNAPMEADAFDRLYDDMIAHMGGGKFYVQDLFGGADPAHRLDVRVVTELAWHGLFIRHLLRRPEREELNSFTPDFTIINCPSFKADPEKHGCRSDTVIALNFDRKLILIGGTEYAGENKKSVFSLLNYLLPEKGIMPMHCSANHAVGNPVDTAVFFGLSGTGKTTLSADPGRVLIGDDEHGWSERGTFNFEGGCYAKTIGLDPEAEPEIYATTQKFGTVIENMVYDAETKELDFNDTSLTANMRCAYPLEYISNASSTALGGHPKNIIMLTCDAFGVLPPIARLTPAQAMYHFLSGFTSKVAGTERGVTEPEPTFSTCFGAPFMPRRPEEYGKLLQEKIAAHGATCWLVNTGWTGGAYGTGSRMPIKATRALLSAALDGSLTEATFRKDPNFGFDVPVTVAGVDSSLLDPRSTWADKEAYDKQATRLVEMFAENFEQYVPYIDEDVKAAAIG, from the coding sequence ATGGAAACCGGACGGGTCAACCCCACCATGAAGCTTGAGAACCAAGGCATCACGGGGCTCGGTTATGTCTATTACAACCTGATCGAGCCGGATTTGATGAGCGAAGCCGTCAAGAACGGCGAAGGCGAAATTGGCCAAGGCGGAACGTTTCTCGTCTCCACAGGCAAGTTCACCGGACGCTCTCCCAAAGACAAACACGTTGTTCGCACCTCAAGCACCGAAAACACCATCTGGTGGGATAACAATGCCCCGATGGAGGCGGATGCATTCGACCGCCTTTACGATGACATGATCGCCCACATGGGTGGCGGCAAATTCTATGTGCAAGATTTGTTCGGCGGTGCTGACCCCGCTCACCGGCTAGACGTCCGTGTAGTCACGGAACTGGCTTGGCACGGCTTGTTCATCCGTCACTTGCTGCGCAGGCCCGAGCGCGAGGAACTCAATTCCTTCACCCCGGATTTCACGATCATCAACTGCCCCTCCTTCAAGGCAGACCCCGAGAAGCACGGCTGCCGCAGCGACACGGTCATCGCGCTGAATTTTGACCGCAAGCTCATCCTTATCGGTGGCACCGAATACGCGGGTGAGAACAAGAAGTCGGTCTTCTCCCTACTCAACTACCTGTTGCCAGAGAAGGGCATCATGCCGATGCACTGCTCGGCCAACCACGCAGTGGGCAACCCTGTTGATACAGCGGTATTCTTCGGCCTTTCTGGAACCGGTAAGACAACACTCTCCGCAGATCCGGGCCGCGTGCTAATCGGTGACGACGAACACGGCTGGTCCGAGCGTGGCACTTTCAACTTCGAAGGCGGCTGCTACGCCAAGACCATCGGCCTCGACCCAGAGGCAGAACCTGAAATCTATGCCACTACCCAGAAGTTCGGCACCGTGATCGAAAACATGGTCTACGATGCCGAAACGAAGGAACTGGATTTCAACGACACCAGCCTGACCGCGAACATGCGGTGCGCCTACCCGCTGGAATACATCTCCAACGCATCCAGCACTGCCCTCGGTGGCCACCCGAAGAACATCATCATGCTCACCTGTGATGCTTTCGGTGTCTTGCCTCCGATCGCGCGGCTCACGCCAGCTCAGGCGATGTATCACTTCCTGTCGGGCTTCACCTCCAAGGTCGCAGGAACCGAGCGTGGCGTAACAGAGCCTGAGCCCACCTTCTCAACTTGTTTCGGCGCCCCCTTCATGCCGCGCCGTCCCGAGGAATACGGCAAGCTGCTTCAAGAGAAGATCGCGGCCCACGGCGCGACCTGCTGGCTGGTCAACACAGGCTGGACCGGCGGCGCCTATGGAACCGGATCGCGGATGCCGATCAAAGCAACCCGCGCCTTGCTTTCTGCGGCCCTCGACGGCTCCCTGACCGAGGCAACCTTCCGCAAAGACCCGAACTTCGGCTTTGATGTTCCAGTAACTGTTGCAGGCGTCGACAGCAGCCTCCTCGACCCGCGCAGCACTTGGGCAGACAAAGAAGCCTATGACAAACAAGCCACAAGACTGGTGGAAATGTTCGCAGAAAACTTCGAACAATACGTCCCCTACATCGACGAAGACGTAAAAGCAGCCGCGATAGGCTGA
- a CDS encoding HPr kinase/phosphorylase has protein sequence MPEPSPIHATTVAIDGKGVLIRGPSGSGKTALAIELISLGAKLVADDRTIVVREGERIVARCPDTLRGLIEARHIGILNAPFEEECTITLVVDLSKAEQERLPPLRTTELAGQKVTLLYKGAGSAFAASIRHYILYGRNLGV, from the coding sequence ATGCCCGAACCCAGCCCGATACATGCCACAACAGTCGCGATCGACGGTAAAGGAGTGCTCATTCGTGGGCCCTCCGGATCGGGGAAAACCGCGCTGGCGATCGAATTGATATCCCTCGGTGCCAAGCTTGTGGCCGATGACAGAACAATCGTGGTTCGAGAAGGTGAACGGATTGTCGCGCGATGCCCCGATACGCTGCGCGGTTTGATCGAAGCGCGCCATATTGGCATTCTGAATGCTCCATTCGAAGAAGAATGCACCATCACGCTGGTGGTTGATCTTTCAAAGGCGGAGCAAGAAAGGCTGCCGCCATTGCGAACGACAGAACTAGCAGGGCAGAAAGTGACGTTACTGTACAAAGGTGCAGGAAGCGCTTTCGCGGCTTCAATCCGGCACTACATTCTTTATGGTCGGAACCTAGGCGTTTGA